The following are encoded together in the Triticum dicoccoides isolate Atlit2015 ecotype Zavitan chromosome 6B, WEW_v2.0, whole genome shotgun sequence genome:
- the LOC119322115 gene encoding E3 ubiquitin-protein ligase PUB23-like, which produces MEGSSVEVPPYFLCPISLEIMRDPVTLATGITYDRCSIERWLSDGHATCPVTQQKLAEADREATPNHTLRRLTQAWCALHAVERFPTPRLPLDAARVAQIVEEGHGAGRQQELAALREIKAIVAESDRNRRCVEATPGAVEFLVSVVRSHATASKSAEDLLELSLDSPTSTSSPEEDALSVICSLKPSKKSLVRILEENGDFLDTLVYMLRRPSYRSRCYGILLLKAMVSVMEPARLMAVRTEVVQELVRVVSDRVSAKAVKAALNVLCRLCPWGRNRVKAVEAGAMTVLVELLLDEGGRHPTELAVVAIDHLCGCAEGRSDLVAHPAGLAIVAKKAMRVSLTTTESAVRALHAVARHSPTPAVLQEMLAVGVVAKLLLVLQVDAGERARAKAKELLKMHARVWKDSPCMQAHLKARYPC; this is translated from the coding sequence ATGGAAGGGTCGTCGGTGGAGGTGCCGCCGTACTTCCTGTGCCCCATCTCGCTGGAGATCATGCGGGACCCCGTCACGCTCGCCACCGGCATCACCTACGACCGCTGCAGCATCGAGCGCTGGCTCTCCGACGGCCACGCCACCTGCCCCGTCACGCAGCAAAAGCTCGCCGAGGCCGACCGGGAGGCCACGCcaaaccacacgctccgccgcctcACCCAGGCCTGGTGCGCCCTGCACGCCGTCGAGCGCTTCCCCACCCCGCGCCTGCCCCTtgacgccgcccgcgtcgcccagatcgTCGAAGAGGGCCACGGTGCGGGCCGGCAGCAGGAGCTGGCCGCGCTCCGGGAGATCAAGGCCATCGTCGCTGAGAGCGACCGCAACAGGCGCTGCGTCGAGGCCACGCCCGGGGCCGTCGAGTTCCTCGTCTCCGTCGTCAGGAGCCATGCCACCGCGTCCAAGTCGGCAGAAGATCTGTTAGAACTTTCGCTGGATTCCCCCACGTCCACGAGCTCGCCGGAGGAGGACGCGCTCAGCGTCATCTGCTCGCTCAAGCCGTCCAAGAAGAGCCTGGTCCGGATCCTCGAGGAAAACGGAGACTTCCTGGACACCCTGGTGTACATGCTGCGGCGACCCAGCTACCGGTCCCGCTGCTACGGCATCCTCCTGCTGAAGGCGATGGTGTCGGTCATGGAGCCGGCGCGTCTCATGGCCGTGAGAACCGAGGTGGTGCAGGAGCTGGTGCGCGTGGTGTCCGACAGGGTGTCCGCCAAGGCCGTGAAGGCCGCGCTGAACGTGCTGTGCCGGCTGTGCCCATGGGGCCGGAACCGCGTCAAGGCCGTGGAGGCCGGCGCGATGACTGTGCTGGTGGAGCTTCTCCTCGACGAGGGGGGCCGGCACCCCACCGAGCTGGCCGTGGTGGCCATCGACCACCTCTGCGGTTGTGCGGAGGGGCGGTCGGACCTGGTGGCGCACCCGGCGGGGCTGGCAATCGTGGCCAAGAAGGCCATGCGGGTGTCGCTGACAACCACCGAGAGCGCGGTGCGCGCTCTGCACGCCGTGGCGAGGCACTCGCCGACGCCGGCCGTGCTGCAGGAGATGCTGGCCGTCGGGGTGGTGGCGAAGCTGCTGCTAGTTCTACAGGTGGACGCTGGCGAGCGGGCCAGGGCCAAGGCCAAGGAGCTGCTCAAGATGCACGCTAGGGTTTGGAAGGACTCCCCATGCATGCAAGCGCACCTCAAGGCGCGTTACCCTTGCTGA